Within the Plasmodium relictum strain SGS1 genome assembly, chromosome: 12 genome, the region aaacattttaaaaaaattttataaaaagtaaaatatgaaattatattaatatatatatatgtatatatttataattttattgtagataaaaatataaaagaaactATTTTCAGCAAAcaagttaaattttttataatagaaaatgggtaaaaaaaaaaaaaaaaaaaaatgccctttttataaaataacaaatttatatgttatttattttattaggTTTAGAATAGAACATAagtatgtaaatatatatcctATAACATTTTTACCAGATATCAAAAATACTTATGTAGAATTTGtacataatattttcattaataaaaaaatgaaagataGCCCAAATAGATTTCATAAaaactatttaaattataaaattagacatatgaaatttttaggatggttaatatatatatatgtatatatatacattaaaattatttaaataagttttatgttaaaaacattattttcttttacatATCATTGTTTTTATAGGGATGCAGTaatattatatgaatatgAATGGAAAAAGTTAAGgttataaatgaattaaaaaatttatgttgaaaaattaaaaaatttatttatataattaatatatattttatatttatgtacgtgtatatatatatatatagttaaatacttatatgtatatattctATTTACAGAagttataatgaaaaatttgaGTACATAAAAAAGGCAtttaaaagtattaaaaGCTCATCACaatgaatttattaaatgacaaattaaaaagtataaaatataaaatttaaaaagtagGGCGTAACACCACACCTGTatatatgataatataatttttttcgaatatataatagatgatagaaatgaaatattttttatgaatatttctcaaacaaaaaaaaaaaaaaaggaaaaaaattaaaattttatggCTCAACATCATGGGATTTTTTTGTatctaaattttctttttttctttttttcatttttaatgaCATTCTTCTTCTTATTGTTTTTTGTTTCTAATgattaaaaggaaaaaaaataaatattattttaaatattatatatatatatatatatataaattataaaaactaagattaaaaaagaaaaaagattaCCTGGAAGATAGTTCGTAATGGTTTATATAGTAATGGAACAACTGGTGTTTCAACTTTAACTAATTCAACATCAATTTGTTTACATAAATGATTCATCtttgctattttttttatacattcaTGACTTAAACCATGTATAGTTACATgcttattattaatattatatctGTGCTTAACAGATGTTAGTGCTTCAATTGCTGTATAATCAAATAAGGtactttttccttttaaaaCTATATTTACTGTTGGACTATCATTTTCATAACTAAATAATCTtgtaaacatttttttagaagcataaaataaatgaccTTCAATTTCAtaatactataaaaaaaaaaaaatgtatgtatatgtatgtatattAAGAtgtattgtttttttaaaccattgaattttatattgattttatataatttatattacatctctattattttatttttttttttttactttagtATCAGTATCCTTatcataaaatatttcaaatttaAAGGTTGATTTACTTTGCCATACATATACCAAAGCGGATAAAATAATTCCTGCGAAAACTCCAGTTGGAACACTTACAACAACCTgagtaaaaaattaaaataattttattttttaaattaatatatattatgaaaaattatatatttacatattattttttccttttttcatTACGCATAAAACAGTAACAAGAACAATAATAAAAGCATCCCATCTTGATATTTTTCTACTCATACAAGGATGGCACTTTCTTATATAACCAGGACAAAAggtaaaaaatacaattggGATAGAAAACCATTTGAAACAATGAATAAATACAGTTATCATAATTCCacataaaaaagataacggaatataatttaatagagAATAACCAAAAAGCAATATggcatatattaaaatagatGCAACAACTCCACTCTCCTTACCTCTTGCTCCATTTCTATAATTTAAAACTGATAATCCCAACAAACTACTACCACCTACTGCACTTCCTAATGTTGCTAAAAAATTTCcaataaaaagagaaaaaattgTTTCATTAGTGTCACATTCAGCACCACCCATATCTTTTATTACTTCACTAACCATTAAAACTTCAATTAGTAATACTGTGAACATATTTGCGactatgaaaaaaaaaagtacataaatttatataagaagtataattaaaaaaaattcaaaaattaagctatataaaatttttacctTGCTTAATAAGATCTAAATCAAAAACAACTTTTGAAAAATCTAATTCCttatttgtaaataaaaaagttggTTTTGCTTTGTCTAATGTAAAAGAAAACATATCGCCAACTGTAAATGACTtaacatttttaaatgaCTCAAAATTGTTATGTAAAATCTTTCTAAGAATAACAAATTCAACAAAAATAGTAACTGTTATAGCTATTAATGTAGAAGGAATTTTATGACCTACCTGTatggataaaaaaaaaaaaaattatatattgatTTGGATAtgtgtataaataaaatttttttttttttttttttgttgaaaCATATTCTGTATTTATAGTATATTATGtaatattcaaaattttactcattaatactatttatactattttttttaaatatttatcatgCATTatgttgaaaaaaaaaaagataatatttttaattcaataATATATGTCTCTTctcaaatataaatatatatacaacttagacataattaaatatatataagattcttattattataattatttttatttctatatattcttaaaattgtaaaaatacatctacattatatatatatatataacttcgTACTTTTGGTATTTTTTTCCAAAGTTCTACGATGATAACAACAAGAGcacatattattataaaaaatagtaaaaagtATCCCTTAATATATTCATGGGTGTATGGATTTTTTAAGGTATGTAATTGAGccatcaaaaaaataatagaaaggCCATTACAGTATCCAATAAAAACAGGTGTAGGAATTAATTGAATTAAGGCTGACATatgaaataaagaaaaaaagaatagcATAACGGAACATATTAATATGCaaacatataatttttctattccTTCAGGTAAATAATCAATATGAtcattttctattaaataCTTTGAGCAAACCGATGCAAAAGCTCCTGTTACTCCATGAATAACTGCAGGAGAACCTCCAAAAATAGATGTTATTAAACATAAAAAGGAAGCTCCTTGTAATCCAATATATGGTGGAATTTTAGCTATCATAGAAAAAGATATCATTTCAGGTAACATTGTTAAGCATAATATACAACCACacaatatttcatttatataatatttggATACTTCTTTTGGTGTATTTGTAAATCCCCAACCCCATTTTATACCATCTATTATTGATATGAATGATTTTGAAAATCCTATTCTGGCAGGTAAACATACTTTTATATCATTGTCATATAAGTCATCATGATATAGTTGCGTTCTTTCACTTGATTCATCCAATTTGTTAAATTCATCTGCTTCATTTATGAAAtcattaattattaaatcaCTACTTTTTGTGtcaaacatttttttttcttttattttttttttttatctatttttttttttagaagttattttttaaataatcaaCAATTTGTACTAACatgtatatattaaaatatttaaatatttacaaaatttaaacatatatatgaattattgttttcatttataaacatatagctttttattttcttatgttttatatttcttcacaacttattttattttactttttttttttccccctttattataaattttttacattatttcttttaggataaaataaaaactattaaattaaaatattctaaattaaaaaaaaaaaatttagttcATTATTAATAGGGAAATAGTAACTTCACGAAATATAAAACATCAAGGGTTTTTTAACTGAACTATTAATTATTCTCTGGTAAAATggcttaaaaaaattaaaagaatatatatattttttcatttaatcaTACAAATATATGagaatacaataaaaattctttttaaaatataaatttccaataataaaaaaaaaattaaaaggaaGAAATCAATTATTTTCACTTAAAAAAAGAGGCTAGATATAaagttgaaaaaaaaaaaaaaaaaaaaaaaatcaaaacatatattttattaaaaaaaattcattataaatagattaatatacaaaattaaaaatatatttatatcttcaaaattcatattttttaatttttcttttaagaTTTCTTCATAAAATCtttgaaaaaaatgtatgaaagtttaaaaaaaaaaaaaaagacatcttaatttaatattttatatatttacatggaaaattatttttttactttttattttattaatgtaattatatatttattattttattaattttttttatataaatttttattttattttttattttttttttactttttttttttttttttgcatgcttttttaacataaacatttaatattttcttgaATTTTCAAGTCtgaaaaatttacaaaatttaGATTTGAATTTAATCGCACACATATAAGAAATGTATATGCATATTTATTcaaacttttttattatttttcttttttattttatttgctATTAATAGTTTACAACAAAGAtggtaaaaaaaagaaaaaaaaaaattctttttttctgttaaaatattaaaacatttttgaTGTCATTTAATCAAGatgaatgaaaaataaaaaatactgattattttgtaatttatCCCTTCATgctaaaatatacaaaaaagaaaaatcttATAAGAAACATTCTTTCAATTATTTTGATATGTTACATATGGTTATTGCAAATTAAGAACATTGTTTAACATTATCGGattgaatataaatatataatactcTACTGAGTATTcataaaagtaaatataagataaaataaaaattaaagggtatttaatttttaaaaaaatagtagtgaagaaatattataaatctATCAAATGAAGAAACAAGTTATAGAatataatattcattttttaaagataatttatttaaaagtgGAAagcaaaatttataaatgataTGAATGGATTTATTTCACTGttataaaaattcaaaaaaaaagttttttgtAATGAGTAAAATACAGAAGATTGTAATATTTGAatattattacaaaaaaaaaaaaaatgttatattattcattaaaaaaataacaaaatcagttattttaaaatgtaaAAGTATTAAAGGTATATAGTTTCTTCTTGagtatagaaaaataaataccatttttataatttcaatttttcaAAAGATTTTGCAAATaatgttatttaaaataacttttttttattttttttaaattaatttcatGTTCTTGTAattttataagaaatatatattttatttatttcatattatCATAATATAGATTTTTTTTGGGAACTATATTTTagattaatattttttaaatgaaaaaaaaagaatttaactAGATAACTAGATTCCTAAATGAATAAGAATAATTAACTACAttctaaatattttctttgaaaaagttcatataattttatgtatatatatatatatatatataaagttacTCTATGTAGGTGGCTATTATGTAATCATGATTATGTTCTATTATTAAGAAACACGTGTAATTGTTAGCTGTTAAAGGtcattactttttttctttataatttaattataatatataacatttctaaatatgtattatttttatatgaaaaaaaaataaaatgaacatattaattattttctatatataaatgtactTGACTGTTATAGCAAATGTTTTTAGAACAATTATTTAACAATTTGTTGGCattacaataaaaattatttacaaCAGTTTTAAAGTTTATgataaagagaaaaaaaaaaaagatttaatcttaagtaattaataaaaaattaacataagtatttaactttatatattttaattcaataaaaaattatacgctatattttttaaaagaaaaaaaggttATGCATCTGTTTTATGATTATATAatccccaaaaaaaaaaagatattagtGCATGCAACAAATATACCACCTGGCACTTTAAGATGCATGCatgctttttattatattgttTTAAAATAACTTATAGAATccattatattatttttatatttgaaataatttaaagtatttgtagttttatgtttttaaaaaaaatactataaaCACTATatgaatttataattttcatttttagatatcttagagaaaaaaatatatatatatttcaaagcAATATGCATATGTTTAATTAGTATATATAaacctttatttttattatatctgcattatataactattattattaataatattattattattgggATTGAAGTGGTTTTAttgaatatttttgtatGTTAATAAgaaatgataaattaaaaaaatatatttatgatattGATTATGCATTTATAACTGATAAAACAATTccgtaaaaaatatatttatcttaATTCAACTAGTAATTCACTGatgaatattaaaatttagtTCTATTTGCTATACATATAAactattgaaaaaaaaatattaattttatatggacttcaaatatatatttttttttccatttagtaactttattttgattttactagtttttttttttattcctttatatttttaacttaaaattagtaatttattatttataattaataatacgGAACTTGTAATATTCAATTATATTGTGTTTTTCCTAACATGAaagtaattaaaatttttgttctTTCATTTGTATTTTTGTTATACAAAAATAGCACTATTGTACATTGTGGTGGCTATGGTGATATAGCCGCAACAAGTGCTTTACAAACTGTTATTAAGGAACCTATTAcgtaatgaataaaaataaaagaaaacaaatataaaattattttgcaCTTTGATATTTTCTATTGAATATCTTTGTAATTGAAATACAAACTTCTATTAAATACATTgtgtacattttttttttttttctttagttTAACAATAAAGGATTTATATGAGCATGGTGTAAAGAGTCCAATAACAAAACTTGTGCATAAAATCAAAAAGTTCCTCCGTTATAGAAAAGTTTTGAGATGGTCTCGTATATGGTGGATATTATTAGTTAGAGAAATTGTAGGagataataatattgaaaaaagaaCTGAGAAAGTAAGTAgacaaatatatttattttcattatattccTTTTAAAATGCTCATATTTTAGatgtatattaaatttaaataatatatatatttttttccttttttttttcaaatttttattcaaaaaaaaaaaaaaaaaaaagagaaagattatttattcatttactatatatttgtataaaattagttacttttattttttaatatttatcgtaattgttaatattttatttattttaggAATTAAGAGAGATATGGGATCAATGTACTATAGCTGTATTTAACAATACTTTAAATACAATAGATACTAAACCATTATTGTTTTTACATggtattttaaatgaatgtAAAGAAAATTTCTCAACAAAATTAAGACAAGATCCAAGTTTAATTGTAGTAAAAATgaatcaaataataaaatctGAAATATATAGATTTTGGGTTTCagaaaattatttgaaaatagCAAGATCAGGAATATTCTACAAGTCTATCACACCAAGTATAGTTCCACCTCTTCCTAAAGAACATACCTTAAGATATTTGTCTTCATATATGgtagataaattaaaagcCTTAGAATCTAAAAAGAATATAGAATCAGGAAAATATGAAATAGACATAAGCTCTGAtgaaaaaactaaaaaaggTGAAGGTGATGTAGATGAAACTACTGAAGATAATTTATATGAGcagttaataaaagaagaaaatattgaTGAATTAGCTAAAGAAGTTATTTTGGGTGAAGACACTGATGATAATGAAAGTGCTGATAATGAAGTTACTGATTATAATGGAgatgataataatgaaagTACTGATAATGAAGGTGAAGATACTGAAGACAATTAAGAAAATATCAATATGaatgaatattattttaaacattcaaataataaaaaggtaataattaaataaaattgaaaatagtTATTACATGAATATTTTCAATCagttgaaataaaaataatatttacaaaaataggaagcaattttctatttttagaTAGGATAGGTATTATTGcgataaataaaaacttgcagtaatataaatttttttaaaaatgaatttatttagggcttattatttttcttatttatatttatatactatgatttattagtttttatttcaaaaatgaGGTTTTTCAATTTTTGACTCAAtggaaatatttaatttttttcattggaattttttaatttatatcatattaaaattttgcaatttttattttactaaatttttttaatttatatatatatatatatatatatgtatatatatttctttaatagtttttaatttttaataagaaaCATCTATTATTTATGTAACTTGAGTAACAgtccttatttttttaaaagtaaaatatggtttattttattaaaaaagaaatttgctctttaaaaaaaaaaaattgaaaatgtATAATTCTAAAGAGTTCAATATTTAGTGCAATGcctaatatatatttctttttaacattatttttatttaagatatttgtatcatttaaataaatgttataatttttttaaatattcttgTTCCTTTACTgattaaagaattttttacttttggGTACTTATAAATCTCACTTATTCTTctcaaaataaaaagtgaaaatattcataattttttttatttatttatatttttaatttcaagGTGTATTTATaacttgtatttttttttaataaaaataagaagtGATTTTTTCatacaaatatttaaatattcaatattaaaatttaatttttaattatatttataatgttTATTATGATTACTTATTAATATGTGCAATTTTTCTTATTGTAAAAGGACGCTGTTtctattaacttttttttcttatatatgtaatagtaattttttctaatatatagGATTATTAaggataatatatatttttaaataagatagcctttataatttaaatatatgttataatattttttaaattttattttatttttttttttggggatTTTGAtctatttaaaagaaatttattaaatacttAACactatttttcttaatactAAAGAATTGAAgagaatattaaaattaataaaataaaaataaaatattaatatgcGATAGAGcacatatattaattttactttaaaGTATCATAACTTCTACCATATGataaattaaacaaaaaaaaagtcttTAACAATTTATgcaacaaaattaaaaatgagaaatatctttacaataatatataaagggGTAATAATGtgtattcataaaaattaaaaaaaaaaaaatataaaaacattaaattaaggaataattttatgtaaaaaaaaaaaaatataagtatattattatgagaaaaaaaaaaaatatgtatatcaATAGATGTATatgtttatttaaaaagttttttttgaaaagttACGATAACCTACACCTAcacattttataatatatgaataatcAATTTGAGatttttctacttttttaatatcaaaAACAACACTAAAAAAGTCATTTAACAATCTAATTAGTGCAATAGAGTATGGTTTTAGAATATTTAATGTAATTTTCGAAACAGATGTATCATTTGCTAAAGCCATATATAATAGAGGTAACCATTGATAATTTGTATCTACTGATGATAGaccttttatttcatttgcTATTTTTAAGGAAACAAAAAATCCCAATCTTTCATATATATCAACTTGATGTAAGTTAGATgacatattatttaaaaaactattataatctatacaatttttttcttctttagaaaatgaattactgctattatttataagaaaattttcttcattttttttacttttttctaatttattttcaacATTTTGAATATTATTTCCATTACTTGTTCCTTGACTCGTGGAATCagtttcattatttttattatttatatttaatgaatcTTTAACATGtttcaataaaaattcatCAATACATAAATCAGTTGCataaatacatttattttgTGTATGTGCAAATAAggataaagaaataaaatgattttcttcattgtttttttttaattttgcaTTTTCAGCTTCAATGCTAACATAAGGGGtaaatttacataaatttttttttgcacaATTCATGAATTTATTcctaaaaattaatgaaacattattacaaaaaatagatccacttatttttttaaccaAACCAGGATCATTTATATCAAAAGAATCTAttgatttaaaattattcataaaaaataaaacttcaCCTGAGCAATCAGATTTAATTCCTCTTTTTAGAATTGtaatgtttaaaaaattttcatcaactttcaaaaatgttttaaaaaaatgttcaCTCACAATTTTTAAAGTATAAACAGTACTATCAATGGAATCATCAGTTATgccttttaataataatttaactggatttttaaaaaatggaaTTATCATAAGTAAAAATTCAAGAAAATAAGTTATACTTCTTTCTTTACCACaatgaaatattatatttaaatcattaatttttacttcatCATTCACATTACCTACTAAGAATCCTGGTTTAAAGTATAATTCATCaccattttcattaattttaattattgtaTTGTCACATAATTTATCAATaagttttaaaatttttgctTCGTATTCATGTAATCCTTCGATTTCAGGCTCTTTGCTTATTTTATctaattctttattattttttattccatttttattttttctaatatttttaatcgTTATAGATTTGCCACTTATTAAACTTAAAGCTAATCTAAATCGGAAATAATTACTCCCACTAAATTCCATTTTATATGCAAAAAATCAGACATAAGTATATTTTGATTTACTaaaatttaagtaaaaaCATTTGAAAAAAGTtgcaaattatttttttttttccctcaaatatatattgataTGCTTCTACgtaatttacataaaatattccataaaaattattttattttttttttaatttttttatattatataaatatatttactgttaaatcatatttttaatatttcaaaattttttcctatattgatattattttgatctttcttttttttatgttttatatataaagattatggtatagaaaaaataaaaaaaaaatttcaatttaaaaatattaaaattaactcttgcaattttttttttttttcatacaataaaaaaaaaaaaaaaaaaagtttacgggtattattaaaaattataataaaaaaaaatgtatacaaaatatcttttaaaaagtatatataaaaaataataacatcAATTTgattctataaaaaaaattcaactTTTTCGCATCATGGttgtatataaaatttttaataatttttcttaaaatgaaaatatgataattctttacctttttaaaaattatttacttGTAAGCTATTTtgcttttataaatatatttttttttgataagaaaaattaaaagagatacaatgtaaaattattcttttttattaaaacaattatatactcaacattttttttggaaTGATTTTTCATAGATAAAtagaataaattataaaaaaactatatattaaagaaacattatttttaatacttaAAATAGTTTCATAAAAACTAAATGTAAATTAATAACTTATTTTTAGAGGGTTTTTAAtggataattttaattttgatatatatatatatatatatttattagaaATGCTTATATAAATAACTATAGTATAATATctgttaaaaataataatttatattttataaatggaaatggtttaataaaaaatattaatttatatatttgtattctTCACATTTTCTAAGATTTTGATATTAAAGATAAGCATTAAGAAAAATCAGTggtatttaattattttttatctttttttttttaacttaataaatctaatatatataagttataaacaatttaaatttgttaatgaaaatatgttaaatataaaattagaataattaacttattgaataaattataaaaaaaaaaaaaactaaaaaagtTTGAAGAAATTGTAAAAattgtaattaaaatttatcgattttattatgtaaaaaGTATAGTTATACGTACacataataatgaaaatatttaaaaaaataaaaaaaaatgtaattattttttaaaagaataaattaaaaaatatgcatatatataaatatcaaTTTTGATTTatctaataatttaaaaattttttt harbors:
- the SulP gene encoding inorganic anion exchanger, inorganic anion antiporter, putative; protein product: MFDTKSSDLIINDFINEADEFNKLDESSERTQLYHDDLYDNDIKVCLPARIGFSKSFISIIDGIKWGWGFTNTPKEVSKYYINEILCGCILCLTMLPEMISFSMIAKIPPYIGLQGASFLCLITSIFGGSPAVIHGVTGAFASVCSKYLIENDHIDYLPEGIEKLYVCILICSVMLFFFSLFHMSALIQLIPTPVFIGYCNGLSIIFLMAQLHTLKNPYTHEYIKGYFLLFFIIICALVVIIVELWKKIPKVGHKIPSTLIAITVTIFVEFVILRKILHNNFESFKNVKSFTVGDMFSFTLDKAKPTFLFTNKELDFSKVVFDLDLIKQVANMFTVLLIEVLMVSEVIKDMGGAECDTNETIFSLFIGNFLATLGSAVGGSSLLGLSVLNYRNGARGKESGVVASILIYAILLFGYSLLNYIPLSFLCGIMITVFIHCFKWFSIPIVFFTFCPGYIRKCHPCMSRKISRWDAFIIVLVVVSVPTGVFAGIILSALVYVWQSKSTFKFEIFYDKDTDTKYYEIEGHLFYASKKMFTRLFSYENDSPTVNIVLKGKSTLFDYTAIEALTSVKHRYNINNKHVTIHGLSHECIKKIAKMNHLCKQIDVELVKVETPVVPLLYKPLRTIFQKQKTIRRRMSLKMKKRKKENLDTKKSHDVEP
- a CDS encoding RNA 3'-terminal phosphate cyclase-like protein, putative, yielding MEFSGSNYFRFRLALSLISGKSITIKNIRKNKNGIKNNKELDKISKEPEIEGLHEYEAKILKLIDKLCDNTIIKINENGDELYFKPGFLVGNVNDEVKINDLNIIFHCGKERSITYFLEFLLMIIPFFKNPVKLLLKGITDDSIDSTVYTLKIVSEHFFKTFLKVDENFLNITILKRGIKSDCSGEVLFFMNNFKSIDSFDINDPGLVKKISGSIFCNNVSLIFRNKFMNCAKKNLCKFTPYVSIEAENAKLKKNNEENHFISLSLFAHTQNKCIYATDLCIDEFLLKHVKDSLNINNKNNETDSTSQGTSNGNNIQNVENKLEKSKKNEENFLINNSSNSFSKEEKNCIDYNSFLNNMSSNLHQVDIYERLGFFVSLKIANEIKGLSSVDTNYQWLPLLYMALANDTSVSKITLNILKPYSIALIRLLNDFFSVVFDIKKVEKSQIDYSYIIKCVGVGYRNFSKKTF
- the EXP2 gene encoding exported protein 2, putative — protein: MKVIKIFVLSFVFLLYKNSTIVHCGGYGDIAATSALQTVIKEPITLTIKDLYEHGVKSPITKLVHKIKKFLRYRKVLRWSRIWWILLVREIVGDNNIEKRTEKELREIWDQCTIAVFNNTLNTIDTKPLLFLHGILNECKENFSTKLRQDPSLIVVKMNQIIKSEIYRFWVSENYLKIARSGIFYKSITPSIVPPLPKEHTLRYLSSYMVDKLKALESKKNIESGKYEIDISSDEKTKKGEGDVDETTEDNLYEQLIKEENIDELAKEVILGEDTDDNESADNEVTDYNGDDNNESTDNEGEDTEDN